A part of Podarcis muralis chromosome 13, rPodMur119.hap1.1, whole genome shotgun sequence genomic DNA contains:
- the OSBPL7 gene encoding oxysterol-binding protein-related protein 7 yields MGSHEKDPSSPKRAPPPSRSNSTVSSKHSIARQGSESWEVVDELRIQSGVIQEPERQEGYLLKKRKWPLKGWHKRYFVLEDGILKYATTRQDVLKGKLHGSVDVRLSVMSVNKKAQRVDLDTEENIYHLKIKSQELFNNWVAKLCSHRQVQKLDASQRQYLTSSHGGRASHPTQACSSRHRILMSESAPALSSLAGPRDKVNSWLSDSKGLDRCSAELSECQGKLQELNRMLQSLETLHRIPSAPLISNSQTSAGTERPRKGKRSTRIWCTQSFAKDDTIGRVGRLHGSVPNLSRYLESCQNQAIFSVPPEYSQLQRSFWILAQKVHGSLSSVLAVLTAERDRLQELQRALDLQRSTMSSAQGGRGGGIGMAAAGTLDNMECIRRFHSLSISSDTTLDSFASFNPDEPDVLLVKGQEQQLSNRSIVSLSDSHTEFFDACEVFLSASSSENEATDDESCISEVTNSILEEATDMAGGPGRCLKGPGAMPCVGDTSEMSLGLPVPLPLYLPGPGPGIIRRNCLPASHVHASDVSVWNILRNNIGKDLSKVSMPVQLNEPLNTLQRLCEELEYSALLDAASRNLDPCERLICMAAFAVSAYASTYYRAGSKPFNPVLGETYECIRPDKGFRFISEQVCHHPPVSACHAESDNFVFWQDMKWKNKFWGKSLEIIPVGTVNVQLPRFGDHYEWNKVTSCIHNILSGQRWIEHYGEVLIRNTRDSTYHCKITFCKARYWGSGVNEVQGAIFSHSGKVIHRLFGKWHDGLYRGVAPVGKCIWRPNPMPRDFEKNYGFTQFALELNELTPELKRLLPSTDTRLRPDQRYLEEGNVQAAESQKRRIEQLQRDRRRVMEDNNILHQARFFRRQVDANGKESWLTNSSYWKLRAEPGFSNMDSAVLW; encoded by the exons ATGGGTAGCCATGAGAAGGACCCATCTTCTCCCAAGAGGGCTCCGCCCCCCTCTCGCTCCAACAGCACTGTGTCTTCCAAGCACAGCATTGCTCGGCAG ggTTCCGAAAGCTGGGAGGTGGTGGATGAGTTGCGGATCCAGAGCGGGGTCATTCAggagccagagaggcaggagggCTACCTGTTGAAGAAGCGAAAATGGCCCCTGAAGGGCTGGCACAAG CGCTATTTTGTTTTGGAAGATGGGATTTTGAAATATGCCACCACACGCCAAGAT GTCTTGAAGGGGAAGCTTCACGGCTCTGTTGACGTCCGCCTGTCTGTCATGTCGGTCAACAAGAAGGCGCAGCGCGTAGATCTGGACACAGAAGAGAACATATATCATCTCAAG ATTAAATCCCAGGAACTCTTCAATAACTGGGTGGCCAAGCTCTGCTCACACCGCCAAGTGCAGAAGTTGGATGCCTCCCAAAGGCAGTACCTGACAAGTAGCCATGGTGGAAGAGCCTCGCATCCTACACAG GCCTGCAGCTCACGGCACCGCATTCTGATGTCCGAGAGTGCCCCTGCCTTGTCTTCCCTGGCCGGCCCCCGAGACAAGGTGAATTCTTGGCTGAGCGACAGCAAAGGCCTGGACAGGTGCTCAGCAG AACTCTCCGAATGCCAGGGAAAACTTCAAGAGCTCAACCGGATGTTGCAGAGTTTGGAAACCCTGCACCGCATTCCATCTGCTCCCCTCATCTCCAATAGTCAG ACCTCAGCGGGCACGGAGAGACCCAGGAAAGGGAAGAGATCCACTCGCATCTGGTGCACTCAAAGTTTTGCAAAAGACGACACGATAGGCAGG GTGGGACGCCTGCATGGCTCTGTGCCCAACCTTTCGAGATATTTGGAATCCTGTCAGAACCAAGCCATCTTTAGCGTCCCTCCGGAATACAGCCAGCTGCAGAGAAGTTTCTGGATTTTAGCTCAGAAAG TTCATGGCTCCCTCAGTAGCGTGCTGGCCGTGCTGACGGCGGAGCGAGACCGTCTCCAAGAACTGCAGCGGGCGCTCGATCTGCAACGCTCCACTATGTCTTCCGCCCAGGGTGGTCGTGGGGGTGGCATCGGCATGGCAGCAGCCGGG ACACTGGACAATATGGAATGTATACGCCGTTTCCATTCTCTCTCCATCTCCTCGGACACAACCCTGGACTCCTTTGCCTCATTTAACCCTGATGAG CCGGATGTCCTGTTGGTTAAAGGTCaggagcagcagctctccaatcgCAGCATCGTGTCTCTCTCCGACTCGCACACGGAGTTCTTCGATGCCTGCGAGGTTTTCCTGTCGGCCAGCTCATCTGAGAACGAG GCCACAGACGACGAGTCCTGCATCAGCGAGGTGACTAACAGCATCTTGGAGGAAGCCACAGACATGGCGGGAGGACCAGGGCGTTGCCTCAAAG GCCCAGGCGCCATGCCCTGTGTTGGGGACACCTCTGAGATGAGCCTCGGCCTGCCAGTGCCTCTCCCTTTGTACCTCCCCGGGCCGGGTCCCGGGATCATCCGACGGAACTGCCTCCCGGCCTCCCACGTCCACGCCAGCGACGTCAGCGTCTGGAACATCCTCCGCAACAACATCGGCAAGGATCTCTCCAAGGTCTCCATGCCGGTTCAGCTGAACGAGCCCCTCAACACGCTGCAGCGCCTCTGCGAAGAACTTGAGTACAGTGCCCTGCTGGATGCGGCCAGCCGCAACCTGGACCCCTGTGAAAGACTG ATCTGCATGGCTGCCTTCGCTGTATCGGCTTATGCCTCAACGTACTACCGTGCCGGCAGCAAGCCATTCAACCCCGTGCTTGGAGAAACGTATGAGTGCATCCGGCCAGACAAGGGCTTTCGTTTCATAAGTGAACAG GTCTGCCACCATCCTCCTGTTTCGGCTTGCCACGCAGAGTCTGACAACTTCGTATTCTGGCAAG aTATGAAGTGGAAAAATAAATTCTGGGGCAAATCCTTGGAGATAATCCCCGTGGGTACAGTGAATGTCCAGCTTCCCAG GTTTGGGGATCACTACGAATGGAACAAGGTGACTTCCTGCATCCACAATATCTTGAGTGGGCAGCGCTGGATCGAGCACTACGGCGAGGTGCTGATCCGGAACACGAGAGACAGCACCTACCACTGCAAGATCACCTTCTGCAAG GCGCGGTACTGGGGTTCCGGGGTCAACGAGGTGCAGGGCGCCATTTTCAGCCATAGCGGCAAGGTTATCCACCGGCTCTTCGGGAAGTGGCACGACGGGTTGTATCGCGGCGTGGCCCCTGTCGGCAAGTGCATCTGGAGGCCCA ACCCCATGCCTCGAGACTTCGAGAAGAACTATGGTTTCACTCAGTTTGCCTTGGAGCTCAACGAGTTAACGCCGGAGCTCAAGCGTCTCCTTCCCTCCACAGATACGCGCCTGAGGCCTGACCAAAG GTACCTAGAAGAGGGAAATGTGCAGGCCGCAGAgtcgcagaagcggcgaatcgagCAGTTGCAGCGAGACCGGCGTCGGGTCATGGAGGACAACAACATTCTTCATCAGGCGCGCTTCTTCAG GCGGCAAGTGGATGCAAATGGCAAAGAATCCTGGTTAACCAACAGCAGCTACTGGAAGCTGAGGGCGGAGCCTGGCTTCAGCAATATGGACAGCGCCGTCTTGTGGTAG